A region of Bacillota bacterium DNA encodes the following proteins:
- the rimI gene encoding ribosomal protein S18-alanine N-acetyltransferase, with amino-acid sequence MRQSDLDGVMKIEKASFPTPWSRNAFLSEIYENSRACYLVAKHNGEVIGYVGIWIILDEGHVTNLAVHPDYRRRGVGEGLMKAIIDYARSKGAKRITLEVRVSNLGAQKLYEKLGFVSAGIRPGYYHDNGEDAIIMWRNEQPQRERPVRDHHGRR; translated from the coding sequence ATGCGGCAGAGCGATCTCGACGGCGTCATGAAGATCGAGAAGGCCTCTTTTCCGACCCCGTGGTCGCGGAACGCGTTCCTCTCGGAGATCTACGAGAACAGCAGGGCGTGTTACCTCGTGGCCAAACACAACGGCGAAGTCATAGGGTACGTCGGCATCTGGATCATCCTCGACGAGGGGCACGTCACCAACCTCGCGGTGCATCCTGATTACCGGCGCCGGGGTGTGGGTGAGGGCCTCATGAAGGCCATCATCGACTATGCCCGGTCCAAGGGCGCGAAGAGGATCACCCTCGAGGTGAGGGTGTCGAACCTGGGGGCTCAGAAGCTATACGAGAAGCTGGGGTTCGTGAGCGCCGGGATACGGCCTGGTTATTACCACGATAACGGCGAGGACGCCATCATAATGTGGAGAAATGAGCAGCCCCAGCGCGAGAGGCCTGTGAGGGACCACCATGGTCGGCGCTGA
- the tsaB gene encoding tRNA (adenosine(37)-N6)-threonylcarbamoyltransferase complex dimerization subunit type 1 TsaB, which yields MALVDDDEVVAEYSAVVTRTNSEGVCAVCGRLLAEAGWVASDLDAVAVAIGPGSFTGVRIGVTMAKVLAYALDLPIGTVVTLDAIAANLPFSEALVCPLISARRDIVYTATYRMHGAYPERLSDYEAKGIREVLEGLRAAAVAPEAHAGGLAGGPAKVLFVGDGARVHKQVILESAGDTFALGPDWCVGPRPAVVAAMGRLAVSSGRARNAFEVEPFYLGRSSAETAQRGAVSCGRRA from the coding sequence GTGGCACTCGTTGACGACGACGAGGTTGTCGCCGAATACAGCGCCGTTGTGACGCGGACGAACTCCGAGGGCGTCTGCGCCGTTTGCGGGAGGCTCCTCGCGGAGGCGGGATGGGTTGCTTCCGACCTCGATGCGGTCGCGGTGGCGATAGGCCCGGGATCCTTCACGGGCGTGCGGATCGGGGTGACCATGGCAAAAGTGCTGGCATACGCGCTGGACCTGCCGATCGGCACCGTCGTGACGCTTGACGCCATCGCAGCCAACCTCCCTTTCTCCGAAGCTCTGGTGTGCCCGCTCATCTCGGCCAGGCGCGATATCGTGTACACGGCTACTTATCGCATGCACGGCGCGTATCCGGAGCGGTTGAGCGACTACGAGGCGAAAGGCATCCGCGAGGTCCTGGAGGGGCTGCGCGCCGCGGCGGTTGCGCCGGAGGCTCACGCGGGGGGCCTTGCAGGGGGGCCTGCCAAGGTCCTCTTTGTGGGGGATGGTGCGAGGGTGCACAAGCAGGTTATACTTGAAAGCGCTGGCGACACATTCGCGCTCGGGCCCGACTGGTGCGTCGGGCCTCGTCCCGCCGTCGTCGCAGCCATGGGAAGGCTCGCGGTTAGTTCCGGTCGAGCGAGGAACGCTTTTGAGGTGGAGCCGTTTTATCTGGGGAGGTCCAGCGCTGAGACGGCGCAGCGCGGGGCCGTGTCGTGCGGGAGGCGTGCATAG
- the tsaE gene encoding tRNA (adenosine(37)-N6)-threonylcarbamoyltransferase complex ATPase subunit type 1 TsaE, whose translation MTVFQTSSPHETRKLGETLGRLLGPGDVVCLEGELGAGKTVFVQGMAAGMGVRGRVASPTFTIIHEHPGKVPLYHVDAYRLEGVDDAGTAGIEEYLYGRGAVAIEWPQRIQELLPDERLDVVISVPADADEGGRMPDGDSDPGPREIAFLPHGEKFRRMVEELKALAHPGH comes from the coding sequence TTGACGGTATTCCAGACCTCGAGCCCGCACGAGACGAGGAAGCTGGGTGAGACCCTGGGGAGGCTTCTCGGCCCGGGCGACGTTGTTTGCCTCGAGGGCGAGCTTGGTGCGGGGAAAACCGTGTTCGTCCAGGGAATGGCTGCGGGAATGGGTGTTCGAGGTCGGGTTGCGAGCCCCACCTTCACTATTATTCACGAGCATCCCGGAAAGGTTCCCTTATATCATGTAGACGCCTACCGGCTGGAAGGGGTCGACGACGCCGGGACTGCCGGCATTGAGGAGTACCTCTACGGACGCGGCGCAGTGGCTATTGAGTGGCCCCAGAGGATCCAGGAGCTCTTGCCCGACGAAAGGCTCGACGTGGTCATCAGCGTGCCCGCCGACGCTGACGAAGGAGGCCGCATGCCGGATGGTGACAGTGACCCCGGCCCGCGGGAGATCGCGTTCCTGCCGCATGGCGAGAAGTTTCGCCGGATGGTCGAGGAGTTGAAAGCCCTTGCGCATCCTGGGCATTGA
- a CDS encoding ribbon-helix-helix protein, CopG family, which translates to MITLPDSLLQEVDGVAKRENRNRSEFIREAMRCYIEEKRRLELRERLKEGYRKMASLNLELATEAVAAENEALALYEEVLARGNGTDGA; encoded by the coding sequence ATGATCACCCTGCCGGATAGCCTCTTGCAGGAAGTTGACGGCGTCGCGAAGAGGGAGAACCGAAACCGGAGCGAGTTCATCAGGGAAGCAATGCGCTGCTACATCGAGGAAAAGCGCAGGCTGGAACTCCGCGAGAGGCTGAAGGAGGGCTACCGCAAGATGGCGAGCCTGAACTTGGAGCTTGCCACCGAGGCCGTCGCCGCGGAAAACGAAGCCCTTGCCCTCTACGAGGAGGTCCTGGCACGGGGCAATGGAACCGATGGAGCTTAA
- a CDS encoding type II toxin-antitoxin system PemK/MazF family toxin: MELKRGDIFYADLNPVIGSEQGGTRPVLVLQNDIGNRYSPTTIVAAITSRIDKARLPTHVELPSARSKLPMDSVILLEQLRTIDRRRLIEKVSHLDPVTMDRVDRALEIGLGLAGI, encoded by the coding sequence ATGGAGCTTAAGCGCGGCGACATCTTTTATGCGGACCTCAACCCCGTCATAGGCTCGGAACAAGGAGGCACCAGGCCGGTTCTCGTCCTTCAAAACGATATCGGAAACCGGTACAGCCCCACCACGATCGTGGCGGCTATCACATCACGCATCGACAAGGCGCGCCTCCCTACCCACGTCGAGCTGCCCTCAGCCAGGAGCAAACTGCCCATGGATTCTGTCATCCTCCTGGAACAGCTGAGGACCATAGACCGCCGAAGGCTCATCGAGAAAGTCTCTCATTTGGATCCCGTGACCATGGACCGGGTGGACCGGGCCCTTGAGATCGGCCTCGGTCTCGCCGGAATATGA
- a CDS encoding gamma-glutamyl-gamma-aminobutyrate hydrolase family protein, with amino-acid sequence MRPLVGVTCSSYSPNESGETRKHTLPHDYVHALTKAGSEVVILPAGDGESARRLAESLDGVVLSGGADLDPTHFGEGPHPKLGYIDPERDQFELALVKAAIQAGTPVLAICRGIQVLNVAMGGTLYQDIPSQINGAIKHRQEAPRYHASHKVIVERHSKLAGMVGAGEVLVNSFHHQAVRQVAPGLVVSARSPDGVIEGIESAHDLFVVGVQWHPECMTDRYPAMLEIFAAFVAEAAARR; translated from the coding sequence TTGCGGCCGCTTGTTGGCGTCACTTGTTCAAGTTATAGCCCAAACGAGTCAGGCGAGACGAGGAAACACACGCTGCCCCACGATTACGTTCACGCCCTCACCAAGGCCGGCAGCGAGGTCGTGATATTGCCCGCGGGTGACGGCGAGTCCGCGCGGCGTCTCGCCGAATCCCTTGACGGCGTGGTACTCTCGGGCGGAGCCGATCTCGACCCAACGCATTTCGGCGAGGGGCCCCACCCGAAGCTCGGATATATCGACCCAGAGCGCGACCAGTTCGAGCTTGCCCTCGTGAAGGCCGCTATTCAGGCGGGCACCCCGGTCCTCGCGATCTGCCGGGGCATTCAGGTTCTCAACGTCGCAATGGGCGGCACGCTGTACCAGGACATCCCCTCCCAAATCAACGGCGCGATCAAGCACAGGCAGGAAGCCCCGCGCTACCACGCGAGCCATAAGGTCATCGTGGAGCGCCACTCGAAGCTGGCGGGAATGGTCGGGGCAGGCGAGGTTCTCGTCAACTCCTTTCACCATCAGGCTGTCCGGCAAGTCGCGCCGGGGCTCGTCGTCTCAGCGCGTTCCCCCGATGGAGTGATTGAAGGGATAGAGTCGGCCCACGATCTCTTCGTGGTCGGCGTGCAGTGGCACCCGGAGTGCATGACCGACCGATATCCCGCTATGCTCGAGATATTCGCGGCGTTCGTGGCCGAAGCGGCCGCGAGGCGTTGA
- a CDS encoding asparaginase has translation MSEPAVKVTRGPIVESVHRVDVAVADNAGRVLFWLGDPDKLTYWRSCAKPIQAVPVVETGAAGRFGFDDQEIAVMCASHSGEDVHIRTVASILRKIGLTDDALSCGVHPPLDAASADRLVACGVGPWQLHCNCSGKHAAMLAIAVHMGYPPAGYFRQDHPVQRLMLHEVSVFAGLPEDDIVIGVDGCGVPVFGLPLSAMARAFATLASPDRLAATDTARADAARRICNAMRAYPHMVAGTGRFTTALMQVAGDRLVAKSGAEGVYCVGILGQGLGVAVKVEDGNARASAPVVVEALAQMGVLHAHHLEALAGHHHPHVFNHRGEIVGNVIPDFKLRSDH, from the coding sequence TTGTCAGAGCCGGCAGTCAAGGTGACGCGCGGGCCGATTGTCGAAAGCGTCCACAGGGTGGATGTGGCGGTTGCCGACAACGCGGGCCGCGTTTTATTTTGGCTTGGGGACCCAGACAAACTCACGTATTGGCGATCCTGCGCCAAGCCCATCCAGGCGGTGCCCGTGGTCGAAACGGGCGCGGCCGGCCGGTTCGGATTCGACGATCAGGAGATCGCAGTCATGTGTGCATCCCATAGCGGCGAGGACGTGCACATTCGGACGGTAGCCAGCATTCTGAGGAAAATCGGGCTCACCGACGACGCGCTCAGCTGTGGGGTCCACCCGCCTCTCGATGCGGCCTCGGCAGATAGGCTGGTTGCCTGCGGCGTAGGCCCGTGGCAGCTCCACTGCAACTGCTCAGGCAAACACGCCGCCATGCTCGCCATAGCCGTCCATATGGGTTATCCTCCAGCGGGCTACTTCCGACAAGACCATCCCGTTCAGCGCCTGATGCTTCACGAGGTGTCGGTCTTCGCGGGCTTGCCAGAGGACGACATAGTCATCGGAGTGGACGGCTGCGGGGTGCCCGTGTTCGGGTTGCCGCTTTCTGCCATGGCGAGGGCGTTCGCGACGCTCGCCAGCCCAGATCGTCTCGCAGCGACCGATACCGCTCGCGCCGACGCCGCACGGCGCATATGCAACGCCATGAGGGCCTACCCCCACATGGTGGCGGGCACGGGCCGATTCACCACCGCCCTGATGCAGGTGGCTGGCGACCGGCTGGTGGCTAAGAGCGGGGCCGAGGGCGTGTACTGCGTGGGCATTCTGGGGCAAGGCCTGGGCGTCGCCGTTAAGGTCGAGGACGGGAACGCGAGGGCGTCCGCTCCAGTGGTGGTCGAGGCCCTGGCGCAAATGGGCGTCCTTCACGCACACCACCTCGAGGCGCTTGCCGGGCACCATCACCCACATGTGTTCAACCATCGCGGAGAGATCGTCGGAAACGTTATCCCCGACTTCAAACTTAGGTCGGATCATTGA
- a CDS encoding M55 family metallopeptidase, whose protein sequence is MKVYISADLEGIAGVTHAEHTMRDGKEHERARVLMTEEVNAAISGAIEAGATEIVVNDSHGTMRNIIPERLHKDAYLISGTPKPLSMMEGIDDSFDAAMFIGYHAACGTQNAVLDHTYAGRVVSAAIINGMELGETGINAAVAGYFGVPVVMVSGDTAVASQARDLIPGVVTVVVKQGIGRYAARSLHPEKAQAVIKEAARKALGSLGSVGCFRVRPPVCLELHMNNTGMADIAELIPGVERIAPRAIRFVSEDYLTVFKAMRAAITLAGETLQ, encoded by the coding sequence GTGAAAGTATACATCTCCGCGGACCTTGAGGGCATAGCCGGGGTCACACACGCGGAGCACACGATGAGAGATGGGAAGGAGCACGAGCGGGCGCGCGTTCTCATGACCGAGGAGGTGAATGCAGCGATCTCGGGAGCCATCGAGGCGGGAGCCACCGAGATCGTGGTCAATGACTCCCATGGCACCATGCGTAACATAATCCCCGAGAGGCTGCACAAGGATGCCTATCTCATATCCGGGACTCCAAAGCCCCTGAGCATGATGGAAGGCATCGATGATTCATTCGACGCCGCCATGTTCATCGGGTACCACGCGGCGTGCGGCACCCAGAACGCCGTCCTCGATCACACTTATGCGGGACGCGTCGTCTCGGCGGCTATCATAAACGGCATGGAGCTCGGCGAGACCGGCATCAACGCTGCTGTAGCCGGGTATTTTGGCGTCCCCGTCGTCATGGTGAGCGGCGATACGGCGGTAGCAAGCCAGGCCAGGGACCTCATCCCCGGGGTCGTGACAGTGGTCGTGAAGCAAGGCATAGGGCGGTACGCGGCGAGGTCTCTGCATCCAGAGAAGGCCCAGGCCGTCATCAAGGAAGCCGCGCGAAAAGCCTTGGGGAGCTTGGGATCCGTCGGGTGCTTCCGAGTGCGGCCGCCGGTATGCCTGGAGCTCCACATGAATAATACTGGTATGGCCGACATAGCGGAGCTCATCCCTGGGGTTGAGAGGATCGCGCCGAGGGCGATCAGGTTCGTCTCTGAGGATTACCTCACGGTCTTCAAAGCGATGAGGGCAGCCATCACGCTTGCGGGCGAGACCCTGCAATGA
- a CDS encoding amidohydrolase, with protein sequence MARALLPQMVAVRRDLHMNPELGGEERRTAGMVASKLCELGIGVQEGVGGTGVVGLIRGRGAASASSADPSRDRDPGPEHCVALRADMDALPIDDRKDVDYRSRVPGVMHACGHDGHVAMLLGAAKLLASLAGEFSGCVKLIFQPAEEGPGGAAPMIRDGVLSNPDVSAVVAAHLWPDLPTGVIAVKGGPVMAAADSITITVTGEGGHGAAPHRSCDAIVVAAQAIMALQTVVSRQVNPVDPLVLTIGTICGGYRHNVIADQVTMTGTVRTLSPTLRRTVPDVIRRTLEGIARSAGAEIECAYSPGYPPLVNDERVAALVADSARKMLGKRRVIEDVEPSMGGEDFAYFLEQVPGAMFMLGAGNPEKGACHPAHHPKFDFDEDAMAIGAALMVDVALELLERR encoded by the coding sequence ATGGCGCGGGCGCTCTTGCCTCAGATGGTCGCCGTGCGCCGCGACCTCCATATGAACCCGGAGCTCGGTGGCGAGGAAAGGCGCACCGCCGGCATGGTCGCGTCAAAGCTGTGCGAGCTCGGGATAGGCGTCCAAGAGGGCGTGGGAGGCACGGGCGTCGTCGGGTTGATCCGGGGGCGTGGCGCGGCGAGCGCCAGTTCGGCTGACCCCAGCCGGGACCGCGACCCAGGCCCCGAGCACTGTGTGGCGCTGCGAGCTGACATGGATGCGCTGCCAATCGACGATCGCAAGGACGTGGACTACAGGTCGCGCGTGCCCGGCGTCATGCACGCGTGTGGTCACGACGGCCACGTGGCGATGCTGCTCGGAGCAGCCAAGCTCCTGGCGTCCCTCGCGGGCGAGTTCTCTGGATGCGTCAAGCTGATATTCCAGCCCGCCGAGGAAGGCCCCGGCGGCGCGGCACCGATGATACGGGACGGGGTGCTCTCAAACCCCGACGTCAGCGCCGTTGTGGCAGCCCACCTTTGGCCTGACCTCCCGACCGGGGTCATTGCTGTCAAGGGCGGGCCCGTGATGGCGGCAGCGGACAGCATCACCATCACCGTCACAGGAGAGGGAGGCCACGGCGCCGCGCCTCACAGGTCTTGTGACGCCATAGTCGTGGCGGCCCAAGCGATCATGGCGCTCCAGACGGTCGTGAGCCGTCAAGTCAACCCCGTCGACCCGTTGGTCCTCACCATCGGAACCATCTGCGGCGGGTACCGCCACAACGTCATCGCGGACCAGGTCACTATGACCGGCACGGTCAGAACGCTCAGCCCGACATTGCGAAGGACCGTTCCCGACGTCATCCGGCGCACGCTCGAGGGCATAGCCAGGAGCGCTGGCGCCGAGATCGAGTGCGCATATTCGCCGGGATACCCGCCGCTCGTGAACGACGAGAGGGTGGCGGCGCTTGTGGCGGATAGCGCCAGGAAGATGTTGGGCAAAAGACGCGTCATCGAGGACGTTGAGCCTTCCATGGGCGGAGAGGATTTCGCGTACTTCCTTGAGCAGGTGCCTGGCGCCATGTTCATGTTAGGCGCGGGCAATCCTGAAAAAGGCGCGTGCCACCCGGCGCATCACCCCAAGTTCGATTTCGACGAGGACGCCATGGCCATCGGCGCCGCGCTCATGGTTGACGTCGCGTTGGAGCTGCTCGAGAGGAGGTAG
- a CDS encoding D-aminoacylase, producing the protein MRDGALLIRGARIVDGTGSPWFFGDVEVAGDRIARVGRRLDATPGARVVDAEGRVLAPGFIDIHSHSDDTILLNPRAESKVRQGVTSEVIGNCGYSLAPLEGGALADVRRDLEDSGIDVRWRSFDEYLTHVERSGTAVNIASLVGHGTVRRAVMGCVERGPSREELDRMKALVARALNEGAWGISSGLIYPPSCYASTDELVELARVAREAGGIYASHIRNEDDRLVQAVEEAIAIGERARVPVEISHHKASGVQNWGTVRTTIALMDEARARGVNVACDVYPYTASSTSLSVILPQWVFDGGLDAALQRLKDPAVRERIRPIVEEEEGRKRGWDKTVISSVTRERNRVFEGMSLLQVAELTGKDPFTAALDLLVDECAAVQTVRFGMCEEDVAYVLAWPESCVGSDASVRAPYGPLGKGKPHPRSYGTFPRVLARYVRERGVLRLEEAVRKMTSLPASRVGLPDRGIIRPGMIADLVLFDPDKVADMATYADPHRYPMGIDWVFVAGTPVVAHGEHTGATPGRVLRRGRAS; encoded by the coding sequence GTGCGGGACGGTGCGCTCCTCATCCGAGGCGCGAGGATAGTCGACGGGACTGGCTCTCCTTGGTTCTTCGGCGATGTCGAGGTCGCCGGCGACAGGATAGCCCGGGTTGGGAGGCGCCTCGATGCGACGCCCGGCGCTCGCGTGGTCGACGCCGAGGGACGCGTACTGGCTCCGGGGTTCATCGACATCCACTCGCACTCCGACGACACTATCCTCCTGAACCCGCGTGCTGAGAGCAAGGTCAGGCAGGGAGTGACATCCGAGGTCATAGGCAATTGCGGGTATTCCCTCGCGCCTCTGGAAGGCGGCGCGCTCGCCGATGTGAGACGGGATCTGGAAGACTCGGGCATTGACGTGCGCTGGAGGTCGTTCGATGAGTACCTGACGCACGTGGAGCGATCCGGCACGGCCGTGAACATCGCCTCCCTAGTAGGACACGGCACGGTGAGACGTGCGGTGATGGGATGTGTCGAGCGCGGCCCGTCCCGCGAGGAGTTGGACCGCATGAAAGCCCTTGTCGCGCGGGCGCTGAACGAGGGCGCATGGGGGATATCGAGTGGTCTCATCTATCCTCCGTCGTGCTATGCTTCCACGGATGAGCTCGTAGAACTCGCGCGGGTGGCCCGTGAGGCAGGGGGCATCTACGCAAGCCATATACGCAACGAAGACGACAGACTGGTTCAGGCGGTCGAGGAGGCCATCGCCATCGGTGAGAGAGCGCGGGTGCCCGTCGAGATATCGCACCATAAGGCTTCGGGCGTCCAGAACTGGGGCACGGTGCGCACGACCATCGCCCTCATGGACGAGGCTCGCGCACGAGGGGTGAACGTCGCCTGTGACGTCTACCCCTACACCGCTTCCTCCACATCCCTCTCTGTCATTCTGCCCCAGTGGGTCTTCGATGGCGGCCTTGACGCGGCCTTGCAAAGGCTCAAGGACCCGGCGGTGCGAGAGAGGATCCGTCCCATCGTGGAGGAAGAGGAAGGTCGAAAGCGCGGCTGGGACAAGACGGTGATATCGTCCGTCACACGAGAGCGCAACAGGGTTTTCGAGGGAATGAGCCTTCTGCAGGTTGCCGAATTGACCGGGAAGGACCCTTTCACCGCTGCGCTGGACCTCTTGGTCGACGAGTGCGCGGCCGTGCAGACAGTACGGTTCGGCATGTGCGAGGAGGACGTCGCCTACGTGCTTGCGTGGCCGGAGTCTTGCGTGGGAAGCGACGCCTCGGTACGAGCGCCGTATGGTCCTCTAGGCAAAGGCAAGCCCCACCCGAGAAGCTATGGAACGTTCCCGAGGGTGCTGGCACGATACGTGAGAGAACGGGGCGTCCTCCGGCTGGAGGAGGCGGTGCGCAAGATGACGTCGCTTCCAGCCTCACGAGTCGGATTGCCCGACCGAGGCATCATCCGCCCCGGGATGATCGCTGATCTCGTGCTCTTTGACCCGGATAAGGTTGCCGATATGGCCACTTACGCTGATCCTCACCGTTATCCCATGGGCATTGACTGGGTGTTCGTGGCTGGCACACCCGTCGTTGCACATGGCGAGCACACCGGAGCGACACCAGGGCGCGTGCTCAGGCGCGGGCGCGCGTCGTAA
- a CDS encoding M20/M25/M40 family metallo-hydrolase produces MSRVSSGRRTIWALLGIVAVILAASTVLAASPLDNAFAYVDSQRESILNDWITLIKIPAPSKQEDDRAAWVKAKMQEIGLADIASDEAGNVWGSYPGASGGPVLVFAAHMDTVFSKDTPINPEVKEGKIFAPGSGDNTSSVVGMLYAAKAMRAAGVVPKCKVIFLATVEEEIGLNGMRYFLEHSGITPDYVVAVDGGFGGVTYGALGIEWYKATFKVPGGHTLSSTGKPSGAKSLSAAISKLYEIPLKEDPKCYMNIGTLGGGTVPNAIASETWFTADMRSQSAEELAKLRDQVLAVINDQAKATGADVSIEALTLIPAGLLPGAENHKLTQTAAAALKAVGVENPRFSASGACDSNVSIAKGIYSVALGVTKSQNGHSVDEVAEIEPIYAGIKQLIYIASMMD; encoded by the coding sequence ATGAGCAGGGTGAGTAGTGGACGCCGCACAATCTGGGCACTTCTAGGAATCGTCGCCGTGATCCTTGCGGCGAGCACGGTGCTGGCCGCAAGCCCGCTGGACAACGCGTTTGCCTACGTAGACTCGCAAAGGGAAAGCATTCTCAACGACTGGATCACTCTCATCAAGATCCCCGCCCCTTCCAAGCAAGAGGACGATCGTGCCGCTTGGGTGAAGGCCAAGATGCAGGAGATCGGTCTCGCCGATATAGCTTCTGACGAAGCAGGGAACGTGTGGGGCAGCTATCCGGGGGCTTCCGGGGGACCGGTCCTCGTATTCGCGGCCCACATGGACACGGTGTTCTCCAAGGACACCCCGATCAACCCCGAGGTAAAAGAGGGCAAGATCTTCGCTCCGGGGTCCGGCGATAACACCTCTTCGGTAGTGGGCATGCTGTACGCCGCCAAGGCTATGAGAGCCGCAGGCGTCGTCCCCAAGTGCAAGGTGATCTTCCTCGCGACGGTCGAAGAGGAGATCGGCCTGAACGGGATGAGATACTTCCTCGAGCACAGCGGGATAACCCCTGATTACGTGGTGGCGGTGGACGGCGGGTTCGGGGGCGTCACATACGGCGCCCTGGGCATCGAATGGTACAAGGCTACCTTCAAGGTACCTGGAGGGCACACGCTGTCGAGCACAGGCAAGCCCAGCGGCGCGAAGTCACTGTCCGCTGCGATCTCCAAGCTGTATGAAATCCCCCTCAAGGAGGACCCAAAGTGCTACATGAACATCGGGACCCTTGGAGGCGGAACCGTGCCCAACGCGATTGCGAGTGAGACATGGTTCACCGCGGACATGAGGTCGCAGTCCGCCGAAGAGCTCGCCAAGCTGAGAGACCAGGTGCTCGCGGTCATAAACGACCAGGCAAAGGCAACCGGCGCAGACGTGTCCATCGAAGCGCTCACGCTCATCCCGGCGGGCCTGCTCCCCGGGGCTGAAAACCATAAGCTCACTCAGACCGCTGCCGCGGCCCTCAAGGCTGTGGGCGTGGAGAACCCGCGCTTCAGCGCGTCCGGAGCTTGCGATTCCAATGTGTCCATCGCGAAGGGAATCTACTCGGTGGCGCTCGGCGTAACAAAGAGCCAGAACGGCCACTCGGTCGATGAGGTCGCCGAGATCGAGCCGATCTACGCGGGAATAAAGCAGCTCATCTACATTGCCTCGATGATGGACTAA
- a CDS encoding diguanylate cyclase: MWCGVWHRVEMALRSPVLAVVTSAALVTAACIAGREASLVLSLTAVLVGCVHGGVRGGLVFAVLTAAASGGCALARDTWQAGAFLWDTALFAVGALVFGSFVDAAHGRAVPGGEEYQAQGAYEALVNLMQEGMVLVDLNESILFANNAFAQMLGYTAEELIGKNLSEFTSPEEYRVYREKTKWRKKGRSDRYESKMIRKDGEVVDVLVSGTPFVGSDGAVKGTIGVFWDITDRKKEEEKLKYLSMHDGLTGVYNRACFEHEMRRLDAERYLPVSMIICDVDNLKQVNDAHGHAAGDAVLRRAAEIVKGAVRASDIVARIGGDEFAVLLPNTGSNAAKAIRERIRQHAAGAADLLTGLSLGAATRETMEMSMSELFKSADDAMYSAKPSRARACAT, encoded by the coding sequence GTGTGGTGTGGTGTGTGGCATCGTGTGGAGATGGCGCTTCGTAGCCCGGTTCTGGCGGTGGTCACGTCGGCGGCACTGGTGACGGCTGCGTGTATCGCAGGGCGTGAAGCCTCGCTGGTTTTGAGCTTGACCGCGGTCCTGGTCGGGTGCGTGCACGGGGGAGTGCGCGGCGGTCTCGTGTTCGCGGTGCTGACTGCCGCAGCGTCAGGCGGGTGCGCTCTTGCTAGGGATACCTGGCAAGCAGGCGCTTTTCTGTGGGACACCGCGCTCTTCGCGGTGGGCGCGCTTGTGTTCGGGAGCTTCGTCGATGCTGCGCACGGCCGCGCGGTGCCGGGTGGTGAGGAGTACCAGGCGCAGGGAGCGTACGAAGCGCTCGTGAACTTGATGCAGGAAGGCATGGTCCTCGTGGACCTCAATGAGAGCATCCTCTTCGCGAACAACGCCTTTGCGCAAATGCTCGGATATACCGCGGAGGAACTTATTGGCAAGAACCTTTCCGAGTTCACCTCGCCTGAGGAATACCGGGTATACAGAGAGAAGACGAAGTGGCGGAAGAAGGGCCGGTCAGATAGGTACGAGTCCAAGATGATAAGGAAAGACGGCGAGGTTGTTGACGTGCTGGTTTCCGGAACGCCGTTTGTCGGGTCGGATGGGGCGGTCAAGGGCACCATCGGGGTTTTCTGGGACATTACCGACCGTAAGAAGGAAGAGGAGAAACTGAAGTACCTGAGCATGCACGACGGGCTCACGGGCGTCTACAACCGGGCCTGCTTTGAGCATGAGATGAGGCGGCTTGACGCCGAGCGCTACCTCCCGGTCTCAATGATCATCTGCGACGTGGACAACCTCAAGCAAGTCAACGATGCGCACGGGCACGCGGCGGGCGATGCGGTCTTGAGACGCGCCGCTGAGATCGTGAAGGGTGCGGTGCGCGCCTCCGACATCGTGGCGAGGATCGGTGGCGATGAGTTCGCGGTGCTCCTCCCGAACACGGGCTCAAATGCGGCCAAGGCGATTCGCGAGCGCATTCGACAGCACGCGGCGGGTGCGGCCGATCTCCTGACCGGCCTCTCCCTCGGCGCGGCAACCAGGGAAACCATGGAGATGAGCATGTCTGAGCTTTTCAAGAGCGCTGACGACGCGATGTACAGCGCGAAACCGAGCCGCGCGCGTGCATGCGCGACGTGA